One Bacillus sp. SM2101 genomic window carries:
- a CDS encoding reverse transcriptase domain-containing protein, with translation METKLLRIAELAKSNPKMKFTSLAHLLNKQALSQCHHELPNRKATGINGTTKEKYGESLEENLDDLVSRLKRKSYRPVPVRRMYIPKVNSSKKRPLGIPEHEDKVVQKGITKILSAIYENDFLDCSFGFRPNRSCHDALKILNFYIEKRSVNYVVDVDIKGFFDNVDHTWMMEFLKLRIADPSLLRIIGRFLKGGYMEEGKKYKTDNGTPQGGVISPVLANVYLHYVLDLWFEIKVKKQCKGQAYIVRYADDFVCCFQYKSEALEFFKSLKYRLKKFNLEMAEDKTKKYPSGGLQKKTQNKMEKVNLKLLIS, from the coding sequence ATGGAAACAAAATTACTAAGGATAGCAGAATTAGCTAAATCTAATCCTAAAATGAAATTCACATCACTTGCACATTTATTAAATAAGCAAGCACTATCTCAATGTCATCATGAACTACCCAATAGGAAAGCAACTGGGATAAACGGTACAACTAAAGAGAAATACGGTGAAAGTTTAGAAGAAAACCTAGATGATTTAGTAAGCAGACTTAAAAGGAAAAGCTATCGTCCTGTTCCAGTAAGGAGAATGTATATTCCGAAGGTCAATTCAAGCAAGAAAAGACCATTAGGAATACCAGAACATGAGGATAAAGTTGTTCAAAAAGGTATAACGAAGATTCTAAGTGCCATCTATGAGAATGATTTTCTAGACTGTTCCTTTGGGTTCCGTCCAAATCGTAGTTGTCATGATGCTTTGAAGATACTGAACTTCTATATTGAAAAGAGGTCAGTAAATTATGTAGTAGATGTCGATATTAAAGGATTCTTTGACAATGTTGACCACACATGGATGATGGAGTTCTTAAAACTACGAATTGCTGACCCTAGCCTACTAAGAATAATTGGTAGATTTCTCAAAGGTGGGTATATGGAGGAAGGAAAGAAATACAAAACAGACAATGGCACACCGCAAGGTGGGGTAATATCTCCTGTATTAGCTAATGTGTACCTCCATTATGTGCTCGATTTATGGTTTGAGATAAAGGTCAAGAAACAATGTAAGGGACAGGCATATATAGTAAGGTATGCAGATGATTTTGTGTGCTGTTTTCAATATAAGAGCGAAGCCCTAGAATTCTTCAAATCACTAAAATATAGATTAAAGAAATTTAACTTAGAAATGGCCGAAGATAAGACCAAAAAATACCCTTCGGGCGGTTTGCAGAAAAAGACGC